Proteins from a single region of Mytilus trossulus isolate FHL-02 chromosome 2, PNRI_Mtr1.1.1.hap1, whole genome shotgun sequence:
- the LOC134705669 gene encoding carbohydrate sulfotransferase 11-like has protein sequence MQLKHCYNSTLDFNKFKVEIRKRFDHMQRKCNKFEKKRRSVHALPKHVLGRIIVSDKYRFMMCLIPKVSSTSWRRIFLQLSGKFTDKRLQTLTNRAVFYRMYKHYKTLQHYNKNEIDFRLKNYTKVVFVRNPFERILSAYRSKFVNSNQFHKTYGTQIISKFRHNATKREKKRGDNVTFLEFLKYITMTKNHNFHWATFWNVCAPCTINYDYIGMFDNLKTESADFLQYIGAKGVKFPRRALFYKKGKTTTKVTKKYYSHIPTKYLAAIRRIYKKDFTLFAFPNSAIDNLTSKNT, from the exons ATGCAATTAAAG CACTGCTATAATTCAACATTGGACTTTAATAAGTTTAAAGTGGAAATCAGAAAAAGATTTGACCACATGCAAAGAAAATGTAACAAATTCGAGAAAAAACGAAGATCGGTACATGCTTTACCTAAGCACGTCTTAGGTCGTATCATTGTGAGCGATAAGTATCGTTTCATGATGTGCTTGATTCCAAAAGTATCTTCTACATCATGGAGAAggatatttttacaattatcgGGAAAATTTACAGACAAAAGATTACAAACACTAACCAATCGTGCCGTGTTTTATAGAATGTACAAACATTATAAAACATTGCAACATTACAACAAGAATGAAATCGATTTTCGATTAAAAAACTATACAAAAGTAGTTTTTGTTCGCAACCCGTTTGAACGAATATTATCAGCATACAGAAGTAAATTCGTGAACAGTAATCAATTCCATAAAACTTATGGTAcccaaattatatcaaaatttagaCACAATGCTACAAAGCGTGAGAAGAAAAGAGGAGACAATGTTACTTTCTTagaatttctaaaatatataactatGACTAAGAATCACAATTTCCACTGGGCAACATTCTGGAATGTATGCGCTCCGTGTACGATCAACTACGATTATATAGGGATGTTCGATAACTTAAAAACGGAGTCTGCTGATTTTCTCCAATATATTGGCGCCAAAGGAGTTAAATTTCCAAGACGAGCTTTGTTCTATAAAAAAGGCAAGACAACAACAAAGGTTACAAAGAAATATTACTCCCATATACCAACAAAATATTTAGCAGCTATACgaagaatttacaaaaaagatttTACTTTATTTGCCTTTCCGAATTCGGCCATTGATAATTTAACAAGTAAAAACACTTAA
- the LOC134706788 gene encoding uncharacterized protein C1orf131 homolog, translating into MADENITNSLLKRLHDYNESLLDESFNKKQKRKKKQRADEDDLDKDSSNSKGNRRQKKKERKKQKKELLLNPRVNENIKNEDICKLTGQKRTLFEMKNELGLNELEEKLESEKQSISQKNKNGKPTMGPEVVVYENPSKRKRKNKGLGKHTGMKDGNSDEEFDMKRARFEVRKFGIKGFEGNKKDEAMVALLVQLGAKPPKNKFYNYKEFITMKKTEKANEKIQREIDRSLGYKVAPNRGKRRQKDRNDVGGYVDGQVGKFKDGVQFVKKADLKGFASKRKK; encoded by the exons ATGGCTGATGAGAATATCACAAACAGTCTTCTGAAAAGGTTACATGATTACA ATGAAAGCTTGCTGGATGAAAGTTTCAATAAGAAacaaaagagaaagaaaaaacaaagagCAGATGAGGATGATTTAGATAAAGATTCATCAAACAGTAAAGGTAACAGACGacaaaagaaaaaggaaagGAAGAAACAGAAGAAAGAACTTTTACTGAATCCAAgagtaaatgaaaatattaagaatgaagACATATGTAAATTAACAGGACAAAAAAGAACTctctttgaaatgaaaaatgaacttGGGTTAAACGAATTAGAAGAGAAGTTAGAATCTGAAAAACAATCTATctcacagaaaaataaaaatggaaaacCCACAATGGGTCCTGAGGTTGTTGTGTATGAAAATCCTAGCAAACGAAAAAGAAAG aataaaggattaGGAAAACATACAGGAATGAAGGATGGTAACTCAGATGAAGAATTTGACATGAAGAGAGCAAGATTTGAAGTCAGAAAATTTGGTATAAAAGGTTTTGaaggaaataaaaaagatgaagCCATGGTGGCTCTCCTTGTACAGCTAGGAGCCAAG CCACCAAAGAACAAGTTTTACAATTATAAAGAGtttattacaatgaaaaaaactgAGAAGGCAAACGAGAAAATACAGAGAGAAATA GACAGAAGCTTAGGGTATAAAGTCGCACCAAACAGAGGCAAAAGAAG acaaAAAGACAGGAATGATGTGGGTGGCTATGTGGATGGACAGGTTGGAAAGTTTAAAGATGGAGTACAGTTTGTTAAAAAAGCTGATCTTAAGGGATTTGctagtaaaagaaaaaaataa